One window of Capsicum annuum cultivar UCD-10X-F1 unplaced genomic scaffold, UCD10Xv1.1 ctg46532, whole genome shotgun sequence genomic DNA carries:
- the LOC107871817 gene encoding uncharacterized protein LOC107871817, with product EKQQEMTLADMCIEPSKPWEYCPREVFRRVVKILKDEFDLVVYVGIEIEFYLLKSVIRYTRKLGKVKYEIVLGYTEASTAIVSLIYACEVIKSVSRQLGMMATFVPKLATQNDGAS from the exons GGAAAAACAACAGGAAATGACTTTAGCTGACATGTGTATTGAACCTAGTAAACCATGGGAATACTGTCCAAGAGAAGTATTTCGGAGGGTTGTTAAAATTCTAAAAGATGAATTCGACTTG GTTGTGTATGTAGGCATTGAAATTGAATTTTACCTTTTGAAGAGTGTAATAAG GTACACACGAAAACTAGGAAAGGTCAAGTATGAAATTGTCCTGGGATATACAGAGGCTAGTACAGCAATTGTCAGCTTAATTTATGCATGTGAAGTAATCAAATCAGTTTCAAGGCAACTCGGAATGATGGCGACTTTTGTTCCAAAGTTGGCAACACAGAATGATGGCGCCTCTTGA